The following are encoded together in the Gemmatimonadota bacterium genome:
- a CDS encoding iron ABC transporter permease, with product MKVRSPTQESLLLWAPSVILAFAVLIPLATLAVELTSGEEAMTGVTTVLLAPDVWRLLAGSVALATAVTIFASVLGVPLGVLLGRTDVGGRGWLLAVHAFPIFVPPFLVALGWFHIVGANGYLGTPFTARLFFGPVGVVAVLGLTFAPIMTSLTALALQNVDPSLEDAGRVVAGPLRVIVRILLPTAWPAVALGQLLVFALALSELGVPMFLRVRTYPASVFARLGGIDYAPGEAVALTLPLLAVTLGLLALERRLVGARTFAVLGLRRRKRTPFRLGRWKVPLTLACASITMLSLAPVLALAIRAGPAGLAEMPVWIRSSLWNSMRAAALAATAITALGLTGAWAFARGRAGGRLLDATLMLGFLIPGAVLGVGRCGRRREQRLLGRPHKLPCI from the coding sequence ATGAAGGTTCGTTCGCCCACTCAAGAATCACTTCTTCTGTGGGCGCCGAGCGTCATCCTCGCCTTCGCCGTCCTCATCCCACTCGCCACTCTGGCCGTGGAGCTAACGTCAGGTGAGGAGGCGATGACCGGAGTCACCACGGTCCTGCTGGCGCCCGACGTATGGCGGCTACTCGCCGGCTCGGTCGCGCTCGCCACCGCGGTGACCATCTTTGCGAGCGTTCTCGGCGTGCCGCTCGGTGTCCTGCTAGGCCGCACCGACGTGGGTGGACGTGGCTGGCTGCTCGCTGTGCATGCTTTCCCGATCTTCGTGCCGCCGTTCCTCGTGGCGCTCGGCTGGTTCCACATCGTCGGTGCAAACGGCTACCTGGGCACCCCGTTCACGGCTCGCCTGTTTTTCGGGCCCGTGGGAGTCGTTGCCGTGCTCGGGCTGACGTTCGCCCCCATCATGACGAGCTTGACAGCGCTCGCGCTCCAGAACGTAGATCCGTCCTTGGAAGACGCCGGGAGGGTCGTTGCCGGGCCGCTTCGCGTCATCGTACGGATCCTGCTCCCCACGGCGTGGCCCGCTGTGGCGCTCGGCCAGCTGCTGGTCTTCGCTCTCGCTCTGTCCGAGCTGGGCGTGCCCATGTTTCTGCGTGTGCGGACGTACCCGGCAAGCGTCTTCGCTCGGCTGGGCGGGATCGACTACGCGCCCGGCGAGGCGGTGGCTCTCACGCTGCCGCTCCTGGCCGTGACGCTCGGGCTGCTCGCGCTCGAGCGGAGGCTCGTGGGCGCGAGGACGTTTGCGGTGCTCGGGCTGCGGCGCCGCAAGAGAACACCGTTTCGCCTTGGACGGTGGAAGGTGCCCCTCACCCTGGCGTGCGCCTCGATCACAATGCTGTCGTTGGCGCCGGTGCTCGCTCTGGCGATCCGTGCGGGGCCGGCCGGGCTCGCCGAAATGCCCGTATGGATCCGCTCGAGCCTTTGGAACAGCATGCGCGCCGCCGCCCTGGCGGCCACCGCGATCACGGCACTCGGCTTGACGGGCGCGTGGGCGTTCGCGCGCGGGCGAGCCGGGGGACGGCTCCTGGACGCCACTTTGATGCTCGGCTTCCTCATACCGGGGGCCGTGCTCGGCGTTGGCCGATGCGGCCGACGAAGAGAACAACGCCTACTGGGAAGGCCCCATAAACTCCCATGTATTTGA
- a CDS encoding GGDEF domain-containing response regulator: MQQRPIKILLVESDREYLDDLRDRLSAVRQGELDIEWAGELSEALARLTQGGIDVILLDLDLPDSTGMVTFERAYAFAPDVPIIVLTDEADEEVANATVQGGAQDYMVKDEVQASVLARSVRHAIERHRLLSALRSLSLIDDLTGLYNRRGFSDLGEQYLKLAKRSGRGVTMVYLDLDRFKTINDSLGHHVGDRALLKVADILKATFRRSDIIARLGGDEFGVLALEASRESSELLIQRLRGSVTEFNQTSPEPYQLSVSIGMARHEEDMHIRLDDLITEADNAMYKEKHVKRSAALRGS; this comes from the coding sequence TTGCAGCAACGGCCCATCAAGATCCTGCTTGTCGAGTCCGACCGGGAGTATCTGGATGATCTCCGCGACCGACTTTCGGCCGTGCGTCAGGGAGAACTCGATATCGAGTGGGCCGGAGAGCTCAGCGAAGCCCTCGCCCGACTGACTCAGGGCGGAATCGACGTGATTCTGCTCGATCTGGACCTTCCCGACAGCACCGGCATGGTGACGTTCGAGCGCGCATACGCGTTCGCTCCGGATGTGCCGATCATCGTGCTGACCGATGAGGCCGACGAGGAAGTCGCGAACGCGACCGTCCAGGGCGGTGCGCAGGACTACATGGTCAAGGACGAGGTGCAGGCGTCCGTGCTCGCGCGCTCCGTGCGACACGCCATTGAACGGCACCGGCTCCTCTCCGCTCTGCGCAGCCTGTCGCTGATCGACGACTTGACGGGGCTGTACAATCGCCGCGGCTTCTCAGATCTAGGTGAGCAGTATCTGAAGTTGGCGAAACGCTCCGGCCGGGGCGTGACGATGGTTTACCTGGATCTCGACCGATTCAAGACGATCAACGATTCGCTGGGTCACCATGTTGGCGATCGAGCACTTCTCAAAGTGGCGGATATTCTCAAGGCCACCTTTCGACGCTCGGATATCATCGCACGGCTGGGTGGGGATGAGTTCGGAGTGCTCGCGCTGGAGGCGTCCCGCGAGAGTTCTGAGCTGTTGATCCAACGTCTGCGAGGGAGTGTGACGGAGTTCAACCAGACAAGTCCCGAGCCGTACCAGCTCTCCGTCAGCATCGGGATGGCGCGTCACGAAGAGGACATGCACATCCGCCTCGACGACCTCATCACCGAGGCCGACAACGCGATGTACAAGGAAAAGCACGTCAAGCGTAGCGCCGCGCTGAGAGGGTCATGA
- the secD gene encoding protein translocase subunit SecD, whose translation MFKTLRGRLITIFIVTLISGWQLYDKQLKLGLDLQGGMHILLEVDDPEGTMTPEAKADMMDRVVRTIRSRIDEFGVNEPLIQKVGNDRVIVELAGLQGDEDRAKEIVQRNAYLEFKLVLPRTDMNNALSRIDRSIVVTLGIDSIRAMGRDIAGNDQQALQDLLFGLRDSASTSAGADSTQAEPGDDEGSPDNLRPFSSLLNIGDILGTYLVAIEDVPIAEYFLSLAEVQRAFPRDQVMQWGEGVEARGARNYKYLYVLEEDPFLTGDMLENATAGRDPQFNQSQVQFELSRAGGRRFSTFTGQHVGDYLAIVLDDEVMSAPIIRSQIGARGQIEMGSGTRLEEAADLALVLRAGALPARIHIIEERTVGPSLGQDSIDKGKFAGMIGMVLVILVMVAYYRAAGVLAVAALGVYSILVLGGLAGMGATLTVPGIAGLILSVGMAVDANVLIFERIREELDHGRAPRTAVDDGFGHALSAIVDANITTLITALILFQFGSGPVRGFAVTLSIGIIASFFSALFVTRSFFLLYLSGKKTADPISI comes from the coding sequence ATGTTCAAGACGCTCCGCGGCCGGTTGATCACGATCTTCATCGTGACCCTCATCTCCGGCTGGCAACTGTATGACAAACAGCTCAAGCTCGGCCTGGATCTGCAGGGCGGCATGCACATCCTTCTCGAGGTCGATGACCCCGAGGGCACGATGACGCCCGAGGCGAAGGCCGACATGATGGACCGCGTCGTGCGCACCATCCGCTCGCGCATCGACGAGTTCGGCGTCAACGAGCCTCTGATCCAGAAGGTGGGCAACGACCGGGTCATCGTCGAGCTTGCGGGGCTCCAGGGCGATGAGGATCGGGCGAAAGAAATCGTCCAGCGGAACGCCTACCTCGAGTTCAAACTCGTGTTGCCCAGGACCGACATGAACAATGCGCTCTCGCGCATCGATCGCTCGATCGTGGTCACACTCGGAATCGACTCGATCCGGGCGATGGGGCGGGACATCGCCGGGAACGATCAACAGGCGCTCCAGGATCTCCTCTTCGGGCTTAGGGACAGTGCGAGCACTAGCGCGGGAGCGGACAGCACACAGGCGGAGCCGGGGGACGACGAAGGCAGCCCGGACAATCTGCGTCCGTTCTCGTCCCTGCTGAACATTGGCGACATCCTGGGTACCTATCTGGTGGCGATCGAGGACGTTCCTATCGCCGAGTACTTCCTATCGCTCGCCGAAGTCCAGCGGGCTTTCCCGCGCGACCAGGTGATGCAGTGGGGGGAGGGCGTAGAGGCCAGGGGCGCGCGCAACTACAAGTACCTCTACGTGCTCGAGGAGGACCCCTTCCTGACCGGTGACATGCTCGAGAACGCCACCGCCGGTCGCGATCCGCAGTTCAACCAGTCGCAGGTGCAGTTCGAGCTTTCGCGCGCTGGCGGCCGCCGCTTCTCGACGTTCACGGGCCAGCACGTCGGAGACTATCTCGCGATTGTGCTCGACGATGAGGTCATGAGCGCGCCGATCATCCGGTCTCAGATCGGAGCCCGTGGGCAGATCGAGATGGGTAGTGGGACGCGGCTCGAGGAAGCGGCCGACCTTGCGCTCGTGCTCCGGGCCGGTGCGCTACCCGCGAGGATCCATATCATCGAGGAGCGCACGGTCGGTCCATCGCTCGGGCAGGATTCGATCGACAAGGGCAAGTTCGCCGGCATGATCGGGATGGTCCTGGTCATTCTCGTGATGGTCGCGTACTACCGCGCGGCGGGCGTGCTCGCGGTCGCCGCGCTCGGGGTCTACTCGATCCTGGTCTTGGGCGGGCTCGCCGGAATGGGAGCCACGCTGACCGTCCCGGGAATCGCAGGACTCATTCTGTCGGTCGGCATGGCGGTGGACGCCAACGTTCTGATCTTCGAACGGATTCGAGAAGAGCTGGACCATGGCCGGGCACCGCGCACGGCGGTCGACGATGGCTTCGGTCATGCGCTCTCCGCGATCGTCGACGCGAACATTACGACGCTTATCACGGCGTTGATTCTCTTCCAGTTCGGTTCCGGCCCAGTACGGGGCTTCGCCGTGACGCTATCGATCGGAATCATCGCTTCGTTCTTCTCCGCCCTCTTCGTGACCCGTTCGTTCTTCCTGCTCTACCTGAGCGGTAAGAAGACGGCGGATCCCATCAGCATCTGA
- a CDS encoding extracellular solute-binding protein has protein sequence MFWSGDPARAFILINRGLVEPYRSPNADRIPPEFRSEDGMWTGFAARARVLLVNTDLVDEAERPVSIRDLANPRWRGRTTIANPLFGTTTMHAAALFTVWGEETAKTFFDALMSNDVRIASSNGEVKRLVVSGEVAFGLTDTDDAYSAVQEGAPVAIVYPDRDDLGTLVMPTVVVMLRGARHPEAARRLIDHLLTARTEEALIEAGGHMPLGPTDTGATSLPGLDQLRPMAVDYQLVAREMERIQPWLREWVGLR, from the coding sequence GTGTTCTGGTCCGGCGATCCAGCACGAGCCTTCATCCTGATCAACCGCGGCCTGGTCGAGCCGTACCGGTCGCCGAACGCGGACCGGATCCCGCCGGAATTTCGGTCGGAGGACGGTATGTGGACCGGCTTCGCGGCGCGCGCGCGTGTGCTGCTCGTCAACACCGACCTCGTCGACGAAGCCGAGCGTCCGGTCTCGATCCGAGACCTCGCGAACCCCCGCTGGCGGGGGCGGACGACCATCGCGAACCCCCTATTCGGCACGACTACGATGCACGCAGCAGCGCTGTTCACCGTGTGGGGCGAGGAGACCGCGAAGACGTTTTTCGACGCGCTCATGAGTAACGATGTCCGGATCGCGAGCTCGAACGGTGAAGTGAAGCGGCTCGTCGTCTCGGGCGAGGTCGCGTTCGGGCTCACGGACACGGACGACGCCTACAGTGCCGTGCAAGAAGGGGCGCCCGTCGCAATCGTGTACCCGGACAGGGACGATCTGGGGACGTTGGTGATGCCGACCGTGGTCGTGATGCTCCGTGGAGCGCGTCATCCGGAGGCCGCACGGCGGCTGATCGATCACCTGCTCACCGCAAGGACGGAGGAGGCACTGATCGAGGCGGGCGGGCACATGCCTCTGGGCCCGACGGATACCGGCGCAACATCTCTACCCGGACTCGACCAGCTCCGGCCCATGGCTGTGGACTACCAACTCGTCGCGCGGGAGATGGAACGGATCCAGCCGTGGCTGCGCGAGTGGGTAGGCCTGCGCTGA
- the tadA gene encoding Flp pilus assembly complex ATPase component TadA, translating into MSEVAEDTGQGTDRGGAVHWLVRIAERAGLGDRHRPVIPAGRKAQDAWKDVTKAYELSDGKLSKLVAEYFRLDVADFEKADPNAPLLIPETMARKHHIFPLLEDDRHFVVATCDPTDVDAERALGFSTGRTPLFEVTSPGAVQEALDSRYSPEKAIETLLDGFDDIAIDAVKLVEEITEPESVSGTDVAATPVIKLTNMIIRDGINAGASDIHIEPGRKLGAVRYRVDGVLRKHMDLPMSALNRIVSRIKVLSRLDIADRLRPQDGKTRVQVRNRDYDLRVSTIPAAGAEKCVIRILDSGATLTLDDLDIPQLELERLRGLLQHRDGVVIITGPTGSGKTTTLYGALRELADGKVNIMTVEDPIEYELPGITQTQVETKQGMTFAGALRAMLRQDPDVILVGEIRDKETAVTAAQAAMTGHLVLATVHANDAVSAVSRLADLGLQFGTIAQTLRGAIAQRLLRRVCATCAEPVRGQLTLDEQRLTDRHGMEPVVRAVGCPECGFTGYRGRVPVNEVLVVGPRMQQAIEQRKGWATMSRIAEQGGMRNLHTVGLEWVQQGRTTLVEVERVLGQTLDQESQEKAKGPPRILLVDDDEDARMLMRTLLERDGYEVSEVVDGRKALELLEDQDFNLLILDLAMPGLDGREVLHQLRGSVDTAALPVLIRTGTGSDRIEAELLEAGADDYMEKSVDADRFMARVHAVLRRAM; encoded by the coding sequence ATGAGCGAGGTCGCCGAGGATACCGGGCAGGGGACGGATCGCGGGGGCGCCGTCCACTGGCTCGTTCGGATCGCCGAGCGCGCGGGGTTGGGCGACCGTCACCGTCCCGTAATTCCCGCTGGGAGGAAGGCTCAAGACGCCTGGAAAGACGTCACCAAGGCGTACGAGTTGTCAGACGGCAAGCTCTCCAAGCTCGTTGCCGAATACTTCCGGCTGGACGTGGCGGATTTCGAGAAGGCGGATCCGAACGCGCCACTGCTCATCCCCGAGACGATGGCGCGGAAGCACCACATCTTTCCGCTCCTTGAGGACGACCGGCACTTCGTGGTCGCCACCTGTGACCCGACGGACGTGGACGCCGAGCGCGCCCTGGGCTTCAGCACCGGGCGCACCCCGCTGTTCGAAGTCACGTCGCCGGGCGCCGTGCAGGAGGCACTCGACAGCCGCTACTCTCCCGAGAAGGCGATCGAGACTCTTCTTGACGGTTTCGACGACATCGCCATTGACGCAGTCAAGCTCGTAGAAGAGATAACCGAACCGGAGTCGGTCTCGGGGACGGACGTGGCCGCGACTCCAGTCATCAAACTCACGAACATGATCATCCGGGACGGCATCAATGCTGGCGCTTCCGACATCCACATCGAGCCGGGGCGCAAGCTCGGGGCGGTCCGCTATCGCGTCGACGGTGTACTCAGGAAGCACATGGACCTACCGATGTCGGCGCTGAACCGGATCGTTTCGCGAATCAAGGTCCTTTCGCGGCTGGACATCGCAGATCGATTGAGGCCGCAGGACGGCAAGACACGCGTACAGGTAAGGAACCGCGACTACGACCTGCGTGTTTCGACGATTCCGGCCGCTGGCGCGGAAAAGTGCGTCATTCGCATACTCGACTCAGGCGCCACGCTGACGCTCGACGACCTGGACATCCCGCAGCTGGAGCTCGAGCGACTGCGCGGTCTGCTCCAGCATCGAGACGGTGTCGTCATCATCACGGGGCCCACCGGCTCGGGCAAGACCACCACGCTTTACGGGGCTCTGCGCGAGCTTGCCGACGGCAAGGTGAACATCATGACGGTCGAGGATCCGATCGAGTATGAGTTGCCCGGCATCACGCAGACCCAGGTGGAGACGAAGCAGGGCATGACGTTCGCCGGCGCGTTGCGAGCGATGCTGCGCCAGGACCCGGACGTCATCCTAGTCGGAGAGATCCGCGACAAGGAGACCGCGGTGACGGCGGCGCAGGCGGCGATGACCGGCCACCTCGTACTCGCGACCGTACACGCCAACGACGCGGTCAGCGCGGTGTCTCGCTTGGCGGATCTGGGCCTACAGTTCGGTACGATTGCGCAGACTCTGCGCGGAGCGATCGCACAGCGGCTGTTGCGGCGCGTGTGCGCGACGTGCGCCGAGCCGGTTCGAGGCCAGCTCACGCTGGACGAGCAGCGTCTCACGGATCGCCACGGCATGGAGCCGGTAGTGCGAGCGGTTGGGTGTCCCGAGTGTGGCTTTACAGGATATCGGGGCCGCGTGCCGGTGAATGAAGTCCTCGTCGTGGGTCCGCGAATGCAACAGGCCATTGAGCAACGCAAGGGTTGGGCGACGATGTCCCGCATCGCGGAACAGGGCGGAATGCGCAATCTGCACACGGTCGGCCTGGAGTGGGTGCAACAGGGGCGTACGACACTCGTGGAGGTGGAGCGTGTTCTTGGCCAGACGCTCGACCAAGAATCGCAGGAGAAGGCAAAGGGTCCACCGCGTATCTTGCTGGTGGACGACGATGAAGACGCGCGCATGCTGATGCGGACGTTGCTGGAGCGCGACGGATACGAGGTCTCTGAGGTAGTGGACGGCCGCAAGGCACTCGAACTACTCGAGGACCAAGACTTCAACCTCTTGATCCTCGACCTCGCAATGCCCGGCCTCGATGGTCGCGAGGTTCTGCATCAGCTGCGTGGATCGGTAGATACGGCAGCGCTGCCGGTCCTGATCCGAACCGGCACCGGCAGCGATCGGATCGAGGCTGAGCTACTTGAGGCGGGTGCGGACGACTACATGGAGAAGTCAGTCGATGCGGACCGCTTCATGGCCCGGGTGCACGCGGTGCTCCGGCGGGCGATGTAG